A stretch of Desulfobacter hydrogenophilus DNA encodes these proteins:
- a CDS encoding HDOD domain-containing protein has translation MAYLIEIKDIIENAGALLTLPDICMQIKRLVADPASSIGDIAELISKDPALTARLLKIVNSPLYYFPRKISSVSEAITLIGASQLYSLALATTAATIIQTVGGSYIEMKTLWEKAVYSAIFAKSINPNKSQDSESLFVAGLLSNIGALAVVKHAPDIALTAIGTPNKGQFPWQREKEVLGFTVAEVSGALLKYWNLPDEIVVPVGYQHLPDIGHPCFFSCCILHIATRLASEIIDKAQGQTLNYRKAILKEPLALLGMKDEDIETKVSEVNGIAPEILNLFTIRG, from the coding sequence TTGGCTTATTTAATTGAAATAAAAGATATTATAGAGAATGCTGGGGCTTTGTTAACGCTGCCGGATATCTGTATGCAGATTAAACGACTCGTCGCAGATCCAGCGTCATCAATTGGTGATATTGCGGAGCTGATCTCGAAAGATCCGGCACTTACAGCAAGACTATTGAAAATAGTGAACAGTCCTCTCTACTATTTTCCGCGAAAAATTTCCTCCGTTTCTGAAGCAATTACCCTTATTGGCGCTTCTCAACTGTATAGTTTAGCACTGGCGACAACCGCTGCGACCATTATTCAAACAGTTGGGGGAAGTTATATTGAAATGAAAACCCTTTGGGAAAAGGCTGTCTACTCTGCGATCTTTGCCAAATCCATAAATCCGAACAAATCACAGGATAGTGAAAGTCTTTTTGTTGCAGGGCTACTGAGTAATATTGGGGCATTGGCCGTTGTGAAACATGCCCCGGATATTGCTTTAACAGCCATAGGGACTCCCAATAAAGGTCAATTCCCCTGGCAGCGGGAAAAAGAAGTTCTCGGGTTTACTGTGGCAGAGGTCAGCGGGGCATTACTCAAGTACTGGAACCTGCCTGATGAAATTGTCGTTCCTGTTGGCTACCAACACTTGCCTGACATCGGACACCCTTGTTTTTTTTCCTGCTGCATCCTCCATATTGCCACAAGGCTCGCCTCTGAGATAATTGATAAAGCGCAGGGACAAACTTTAAATTATCGAAAAGCCATACTGAAAGAACCTTTGGCGCTGCTGGGGATGAAAGATGAGGACATAGAAACAAAAGTATCAGAAGTAAATGGAATTGCACCGGAAATACTAAATCTTTTCACTATTCGAGGGTAA